In a single window of the Deinococcota bacterium genome:
- the floA gene encoding flotillin-like protein FloA (flotillin-like protein involved in membrane lipid rafts), producing the protein MTGMTILILAGAVLLFFIVLFSFIPVGLWISAIAAGVKVSLGSLVAMRLRRVPPNQIILPLIKADKAGIDVDQDRLEAHFLAGGNVNRVVDALIAADKARIALPFDRAAAIDLAGRDVLDAVKVSVNPRVIQTPNVAAVAKDGIQLISTARVTVRANLERLVGGAGEETIIARVGEGIVSSIGSSATHKVVLENPDIISKAVLARGLDSGTAFEILSIDIADVDVGKNIGAILQTDQAEADKRVAQARAEERRAMAVAAEQENRAKVEEMRAKVVEAEAEVPLALAQAFREGNLGVMDYYNLQNIQADTQMRGNIAKSTENPEA; encoded by the coding sequence ATGACCGGAATGACCATCCTGATTCTCGCCGGCGCCGTCCTGCTCTTTTTCATCGTTCTCTTTTCCTTCATTCCGGTGGGGCTGTGGATTTCCGCCATCGCCGCCGGGGTCAAGGTCAGCCTGGGCAGCCTGGTGGCCATGCGCCTGAGAAGAGTGCCGCCCAACCAGATCATCTTGCCGCTCATCAAGGCCGACAAGGCCGGCATCGACGTCGATCAGGACCGGCTCGAGGCCCACTTTCTGGCCGGCGGCAACGTCAACCGGGTGGTCGACGCGCTGATCGCCGCCGACAAGGCGCGCATCGCCCTGCCCTTCGACCGGGCGGCGGCCATCGACTTAGCGGGCCGCGATGTCCTGGACGCGGTGAAGGTCTCGGTCAACCCCCGCGTCATCCAGACGCCCAATGTGGCCGCCGTCGCCAAGGACGGCATCCAGCTCATCTCGACCGCGCGGGTGACGGTGCGGGCCAACTTAGAGCGCCTCGTCGGCGGCGCCGGCGAGGAGACCATCATCGCCCGCGTCGGCGAGGGCATCGTCTCCTCGATCGGCTCCTCGGCGACCCACAAGGTGGTGCTCGAGAACCCCGACATCATCTCCAAGGCGGTGCTCGCCCGCGGCCTCGACTCCGGCACCGCCTTCGAGATCCTCTCCATCGACATCGCCGACGTCGACGTCGGCAAGAACATCGGCGCGATCTTGCAGACCGACCAGGCCGAGGCCGACAAGCGCGTGGCGCAGGCTAGAGCCGAGGAGCGCCGGGCCATGGCGGTGGCCGCCGAGCAGGAAAACCGCGCCAAGGTCGAGGAGATGCGCGCCAAGGTGGTCGAGGCCGAGGCCGAGGTGCCGCTGGCGCTGGCGCAGGCCTTTCGCGAGGGCAACCTGGGGGTGATGGACTACTACAACCTGCAAAACATCCAGGCCGACACCCAGATGCGTGGCAACATCGCCAAGTCCACCGAGAACCCGGAGGCCTAG
- a CDS encoding PhoH family protein, whose protein sequence is MLYGHNDENLKLLRNRLGVQVVARGDELRLQGEEPRVAAAERAFRSLLASIRRGEEVEPITLEQSLRQDEASAGLGPEGEDIINRLPRRARPKTAGQRRYVGAIARSEITFGIGPAGTGKTYLAVAMAAQALKDKKVKRILLTRPAVEAGEKLGFLPGDLQAKIDPYLRPLYDALYDMMEPERVDQYLEHATIEVAPLGFMRGRAQPLFSRVLTPLGWREMGSLEVGDYVIGSNGQPTQVLGIYPQGHKEIFRISMTDGSSTLCCAEHLWTVLTPKDRRRGRARVLETREMMERLRRAHQHRFEVPLLSEPVTFAPREVPLDPYALGLLLGDGCLTGTTTPTFATADPELASVLEAKLEHIALVAKSGVDYVLRHTQGGRGGTRTPNPVTVALRELGLCGSYSATKFVPERYLYNAAPVRLAVLQGLLDTDGGPVTQQGRSCRVQYVTTSPRLCEDVMFLVRSLGGVAYRRQRLAEGRKPGRARGRDIHYRSDACVLDIRLPAPVEPFRLARKAEKYATFGGGRPMRFIESIEPAGASETRCIRVAARDSLYLTDDFILTHNTLNDAFIILDEAQNTTPEQMKMFLTRMGFNSRVVVTGDMTQTDLPGNVRSGLSVAESILRDIEGIDFVYFGEADVVRHPLVARIVKAYERSGS, encoded by the coding sequence ATGCTCTACGGTCACAACGACGAAAACCTAAAACTTCTCCGCAACCGCCTGGGCGTCCAGGTGGTGGCACGCGGCGACGAACTGCGGCTGCAGGGCGAAGAGCCCCGGGTCGCCGCGGCCGAGCGCGCCTTTAGGAGCCTGCTGGCGTCCATCCGCCGCGGCGAGGAGGTCGAGCCCATCACCCTCGAGCAGTCGCTGCGCCAGGACGAGGCGTCAGCAGGACTGGGCCCCGAGGGCGAGGACATCATCAACCGCCTGCCCCGCCGCGCCCGGCCCAAGACCGCCGGCCAGCGCCGCTACGTCGGCGCCATCGCGCGAAGCGAGATAACCTTCGGCATCGGCCCCGCCGGCACCGGCAAGACCTACCTGGCGGTGGCGATGGCCGCGCAGGCTCTCAAAGACAAGAAGGTCAAGCGCATCCTGCTGACCCGGCCGGCGGTGGAGGCGGGCGAGAAGCTCGGCTTTTTGCCCGGCGACCTGCAGGCCAAGATCGACCCCTATCTCCGGCCGCTCTACGACGCCCTTTACGACATGATGGAGCCCGAGCGCGTCGACCAGTACTTGGAGCACGCCACCATCGAGGTGGCGCCCTTGGGGTTCATGCGCGGCCGAGCCCAGCCCCTCTTCAGCCGGGTGCTCACGCCGCTGGGCTGGCGCGAGATGGGCAGCCTCGAGGTCGGCGACTACGTCATAGGCTCGAACGGGCAGCCTACCCAGGTGCTGGGCATCTATCCGCAAGGCCACAAGGAGATCTTCAGGATAAGCATGACTGACGGCTCCTCGACCTTGTGTTGCGCCGAGCATCTCTGGACTGTTCTCACACCCAAAGACCGGAGGCGAGGAAGAGCCAGGGTGCTCGAGACGCGGGAGATGATGGAAAGGTTGCGCCGCGCCCATCAGCATCGCTTCGAGGTGCCTTTGCTTTCCGAGCCGGTCACGTTCGCCCCTCGCGAGGTGCCGCTCGACCCCTACGCGCTGGGTCTCTTGCTCGGAGACGGCTGTCTGACGGGAACAACGACGCCCACCTTTGCCACCGCCGACCCGGAACTGGCTTCAGTTCTAGAAGCCAAGCTCGAGCACATCGCCTTGGTAGCCAAGTCGGGCGTGGATTACGTCCTGCGCCATACTCAAGGCGGCCGTGGCGGAACGCGCACCCCAAATCCGGTGACCGTGGCGCTGCGGGAGCTCGGCCTCTGCGGCAGCTACTCAGCCACTAAATTCGTGCCCGAGCGTTATCTCTATAATGCGGCACCGGTACGTCTAGCGGTGCTGCAGGGTCTGCTGGACACGGACGGCGGCCCGGTAACGCAGCAGGGCCGCAGCTGCCGCGTCCAATACGTCACCACCTCACCGCGACTCTGCGAGGACGTTATGTTTCTCGTGCGCTCGCTGGGCGGTGTGGCCTACCGGCGCCAGCGCTTGGCCGAGGGCCGCAAACCGGGGAGGGCCAGAGGCCGAGACATCCATTACCGATCAGACGCTTGCGTCCTCGATATTCGCCTACCCGCGCCTGTTGAGCCCTTTCGCCTTGCGCGCAAAGCGGAAAAGTATGCGACGTTTGGCGGGGGTCGCCCCATGCGCTTTATCGAGAGCATCGAACCAGCAGGCGCAAGCGAGACCCGCTGCATCCGCGTGGCGGCAAGGGATTCTCTGTACCTGACCGACGACTTCATCCTTACCCATAACACCCTCAACGACGCCTTTATCATCTTGGACGAGGCGCAAAACACCACGCCCGAGCAGATGAAGATGTTTCTCACCCGCATGGGCTTCAACTCGAGGGTGGTGGTGACCGGCGACATGACCCAGACCGACCTGCCGGGCAACGTGCGCAGCGGGCTCAGCGTCGCCGAGTCGATCCTCCGTGACATCGAGGGCATCGACTTCGTCTACTTCGGCGAGGCCGACGTGGTCAGGCATCCGCTGGTCGCCCGCATCGTCAAAGCCTATGAGCGCAGCGGCTCCTAA